The Kaustia mangrovi genome has a segment encoding these proteins:
- a CDS encoding carboxymuconolactone decarboxylase family protein, protein MDHRLDAFAAAPDAINAMRKLEGYVANCGIEHSLYELVKIRASQINGCAFCIHMHTTDARAGGETDERMHLLSAWRESPLFTPRERAALAWTEALTRIADTHAPDADYEEARKHFTDEELVKLTLMIGSINVWNRIAIGFRKLHPVGDDAGLAAQA, encoded by the coding sequence ATGGACCACAGACTGGATGCCTTCGCCGCCGCGCCGGACGCGATCAACGCCATGCGCAAGCTGGAGGGCTATGTCGCCAATTGCGGGATCGAGCACAGCCTCTACGAGCTCGTGAAGATACGGGCCTCGCAGATCAATGGCTGCGCCTTCTGCATCCATATGCACACCACCGACGCGCGCGCGGGCGGCGAGACGGACGAGCGCATGCACCTGCTCTCCGCCTGGCGCGAATCGCCGCTTTTCACCCCGCGCGAGCGCGCCGCCCTCGCCTGGACGGAGGCGCTCACCCGCATCGCCGACACCCATGCGCCGGATGCCGATTACGAGGAGGCCCGCAAGCACTTCACCGACGAGGAGCTCGTGAAGCTGACACTGATGATCGGGAGCATTAATGTCTGGAACCGGATCGCCATCGGGTTCCGCAAGCTGCATCCGGTCGGGGACGACGCCGGCCTGGCCGCCCAGGCCTGA
- the dctP gene encoding TRAP transporter substrate-binding protein DctP — translation MTRMNRRQILAGSALGGAAALAMPAVARAQEKVSWRMQALWDGGTTPFEFEKRFVERVAALTDGQFEIKLFSAGQIVPANQAFDAVRGGAFQMMKTFDGYEAGKIPAFAFTSTIPFGFPEPDQYEAWFYELGGLEMAREAYGKAGLFYIAPTVYGQEPIHSKVRMETIADMAGKKGRFVGLASAVMSDLGVAVTPMATAEVYSALEKGLIDFADRGDLTANFEAGLADVAQYIILPGVHQPTTATSYVANNAAYESLPDSFKAALAVAAREISGSLRQHILVEDSKVIEKYRDKGVEIIHLDADDVVSAREKAVASWKKATKDDPLATKIVDSQTAFMHALGLI, via the coding sequence ATGACCAGGATGAACAGACGGCAGATCCTCGCCGGATCGGCTCTCGGGGGCGCCGCGGCGCTTGCCATGCCGGCAGTGGCACGGGCTCAGGAGAAGGTGAGCTGGCGCATGCAGGCCCTGTGGGACGGCGGCACCACGCCCTTCGAATTCGAGAAGAGGTTCGTGGAGCGGGTCGCGGCGCTCACCGATGGCCAGTTCGAGATCAAGCTGTTCTCCGCCGGCCAGATCGTGCCTGCCAACCAGGCCTTCGACGCGGTGCGCGGCGGCGCCTTCCAGATGATGAAGACCTTCGACGGCTACGAGGCCGGCAAGATCCCCGCCTTCGCCTTCACCTCCACCATTCCCTTCGGCTTCCCCGAGCCCGATCAGTACGAGGCGTGGTTCTACGAGCTCGGCGGGCTGGAGATGGCGCGCGAGGCCTATGGCAAGGCCGGCCTCTTCTACATCGCCCCCACGGTCTACGGGCAGGAGCCGATCCACTCCAAGGTCAGGATGGAGACGATCGCCGATATGGCCGGCAAGAAGGGCCGCTTCGTCGGGCTCGCCTCCGCCGTCATGAGCGACCTCGGCGTGGCGGTAACGCCCATGGCGACTGCGGAGGTCTATTCCGCGCTCGAAAAGGGCCTGATCGACTTCGCCGACCGCGGCGACCTGACCGCCAATTTCGAGGCGGGCCTTGCCGATGTGGCGCAGTACATCATCCTGCCCGGCGTGCACCAGCCGACGACCGCGACGAGCTACGTGGCCAACAATGCCGCCTACGAGTCGCTTCCCGACAGCTTCAAGGCGGCGCTCGCCGTGGCGGCCCGCGAGATCTCCGGTTCGCTGCGTCAGCACATTCTGGTGGAGGATTCCAAGGTCATCGAGAAATACCGCGACAAGGGCGTGGAGATCATCCATCTCGATGCCGACGACGTGGTCTCCGCCCGCGAGAAGGCCGTCGCCTCCTGGAAGAAGGCGACCAAGGACGACCCGCTGGCCACGAAGATCGTCGACAGCCAGACCGCGTTCATGCACGCCCTCGGCCTCATCTGA
- the panB gene encoding 3-methyl-2-oxobutanoate hydroxymethyltransferase has translation MSVQKPVKRISAPDIAARKGGEPIVSLTAYHAHTATIADDHCDFLLVGDSLGMVMHGYESTVPVPLELMIMHGRAVVRGSKRALVVVDMPFGSYEESPAIAFRNAARIMKETNCGAVKLEGGARMAETIRFLTERGIPVMAHIGLTPQSINVLGGFKTQGRTRDQWAAIEEDARAVAEAGAFAVVVEAVAEPLAARITRDIPIPTIGIGASAQCDGQVLVMEDMLGLSPRVPKFVKEFGKVGEAIEGAIRAYADEVRARSFPAADHTYGVKD, from the coding sequence ATGTCCGTTCAGAAGCCCGTCAAGCGCATCAGCGCCCCCGATATTGCCGCGCGCAAGGGGGGCGAGCCCATCGTGTCGCTGACCGCCTACCACGCCCATACCGCCACGATTGCCGACGATCATTGCGATTTCCTGCTGGTCGGCGATTCGCTCGGCATGGTGATGCATGGCTATGAGAGCACCGTGCCGGTTCCCCTGGAGCTCATGATCATGCACGGTCGCGCGGTGGTGCGCGGGTCCAAACGCGCGCTTGTCGTCGTCGACATGCCCTTCGGCTCCTACGAGGAGAGCCCCGCAATCGCCTTCCGCAATGCCGCCCGGATCATGAAGGAGACCAATTGCGGCGCGGTGAAGCTGGAGGGCGGCGCGCGCATGGCCGAGACGATCCGCTTTCTCACCGAGCGTGGCATCCCGGTCATGGCGCATATCGGCCTGACGCCCCAGTCGATCAATGTGCTCGGCGGCTTCAAGACGCAGGGACGCACGCGCGACCAGTGGGCGGCCATAGAGGAGGACGCCCGCGCCGTGGCCGAGGCGGGCGCCTTCGCCGTCGTGGTCGAGGCGGTGGCCGAGCCGCTCGCGGCGCGGATCACCCGGGACATCCCCATCCCGACCATCGGCATCGGCGCGTCCGCGCAGTGCGACGGGCAGGTGCTCGTCATGGAGGACATGCTGGGCCTGTCGCCGCGCGTGCCGAAATTCGTCAAGGAGTTCGGCAAGGTGGGCGAGGCCATCGAGGGCGCCATCAGGGCCTATGCCGACGAAGTGAGAGCCCGCAGCTTTCCCGCCGCGGACCACACCTACGGCGTCAAGGACTGA
- a CDS encoding cupin domain-containing protein, whose protein sequence is MSGSSLGKRLRHLRTSLGKSLEQVAANVGSTKGHLSKVERDVAAPSIALLTRLASEYGVPPGEIVNAIGVPEPISLVRADDRLSVARDGAGRGYSYEAIAYRKSDRRIEAYVIEMKPHLEIEERFRHPGQELFYVLEGEVNFLFGDRTYRLSPGDCLYFDAMVEHRGDAFGDAPARALAIIVPEGGQAVAEALLQSVKQETQGRKP, encoded by the coding sequence ATGAGTGGATCGAGCCTCGGAAAACGCCTCAGGCACCTTCGGACCAGCCTCGGCAAGAGCCTTGAGCAGGTGGCCGCCAATGTCGGCAGCACCAAGGGGCATCTGTCGAAGGTGGAGCGCGACGTCGCCGCCCCGTCCATCGCGCTGCTGACGCGTCTCGCCTCCGAATACGGCGTGCCGCCGGGCGAGATCGTCAACGCCATCGGCGTGCCCGAGCCGATCTCGCTGGTCCGCGCCGACGACCGCCTCTCCGTCGCACGCGACGGAGCGGGCCGCGGCTATTCCTACGAGGCCATCGCCTACAGGAAGTCGGACCGACGCATCGAGGCCTATGTGATCGAGATGAAGCCCCATCTGGAGATCGAGGAACGGTTCCGCCATCCCGGTCAGGAGCTGTTCTACGTGCTCGAGGGCGAAGTGAACTTCCTGTTCGGCGACCGGACCTACCGGCTGTCGCCGGGCGACTGTCTCTATTTCGACGCCATGGTGGAGCATCGCGGCGACGCCTTCGGGGACGCCCCCGCCCGCGCGCTCGCCATCATCGTGCCCGAGGGCGGCCAGGCCGTCGCGGAGGCGCTTCTTCAGTCTGTCAAGCAGGAAACCCAAGGGAGGAAACCATGA
- a CDS encoding sigma-70 family RNA polymerase sigma factor produces MTETSPHEFERHRGYLQGLAYRMLSSVAEAEDVVQDAYLRWHGSDREAVENPRAFLSRIVTRLCLDRLKSARSRRETYVGPWLPEPLIETGPAVDPHGDTVAEDVSVALMLALERLSPLERAAFILHDIFDMGFDEIAAALNRSAATCRQLASRARSHIETERPRFNVDEDEGARLSQAFFAASHSGDMATLRDILAETATLHGDGGGRKRSTLRPVTGADKIARFYAGLARKADRTGPLWAAPCTINGLPGWATVEHDGTLQTTALEIAGGRIAAVYVTRNPDKLRHVARMVPEGLLQP; encoded by the coding sequence ATGACGGAGACATCGCCGCACGAGTTCGAACGCCATCGCGGCTACCTGCAGGGGCTTGCCTACCGCATGCTCTCCTCGGTCGCGGAGGCCGAGGACGTGGTGCAGGACGCCTATCTGCGCTGGCACGGAAGCGACCGGGAGGCGGTGGAGAACCCGCGCGCCTTCCTGTCGCGGATCGTCACGCGGCTGTGCCTCGACCGCCTGAAATCGGCACGCAGCCGGCGGGAGACCTATGTCGGCCCGTGGCTGCCTGAACCGCTGATCGAGACGGGCCCCGCCGTCGATCCCCACGGCGACACCGTCGCGGAGGATGTCTCCGTCGCGCTCATGCTGGCGCTCGAGCGGCTCTCGCCGCTCGAGCGTGCCGCCTTCATCCTGCACGACATCTTCGACATGGGCTTCGACGAGATCGCCGCGGCGCTCAATCGCAGCGCCGCGACCTGCCGGCAACTCGCCAGCCGCGCGCGAAGCCATATCGAGACGGAACGCCCCCGCTTCAACGTCGACGAGGACGAGGGGGCGCGGCTCTCGCAGGCCTTCTTCGCCGCCTCGCACAGTGGCGACATGGCGACCTTGCGCGACATCCTGGCGGAGACGGCGACCCTCCACGGCGATGGCGGCGGCCGCAAGCGCTCCACGCTGCGCCCCGTCACCGGCGCCGACAAGATCGCGCGCTTCTATGCGGGCCTTGCGCGCAAGGCCGACCGTACCGGCCCGCTCTGGGCCGCGCCCTGCACCATCAACGGCCTGCCCGGCTGGGCCACGGTCGAGCATGACGGCACGCTGCAGACGACGGCGCTCGAAATCGCAGGCGGCCGGATCGCGGCTGTCTATGTGACGCGCAACCCCGACAAGCTCCGGCACGTGGCGCGCATGGTGCCCGAGGGCCTGCTCCAGCCCTGA
- a CDS encoding TRAP transporter small permease subunit, protein MITSLFAAITALNRVLFVVAAAIIFAVVPMLLYEVVARYAFDAPTVWAMEASTLVFGPHFMLAGPYLLHLKGHVAVDIVSEHLEGRARAALDIFSYAVIAIFAAVFAKVAWPLAVNAYEMGETSFSAWNPPIWWMKFIVPFALAMLCAQALAEGWAALRRLSGPAEAGS, encoded by the coding sequence ATGATCACGTCCCTCTTCGCCGCCATCACCGCGCTCAACCGCGTGCTGTTCGTCGTCGCCGCGGCGATCATCTTCGCCGTGGTGCCGATGCTGCTCTACGAGGTGGTCGCCCGTTACGCCTTCGACGCGCCGACCGTCTGGGCGATGGAGGCGAGCACGCTTGTCTTCGGGCCGCATTTCATGCTGGCGGGCCCCTATCTGCTCCATCTGAAGGGCCATGTCGCCGTCGACATCGTCAGCGAGCATCTGGAGGGACGCGCCCGGGCGGCGCTGGATATCTTCTCCTACGCGGTGATCGCCATCTTCGCCGCCGTCTTCGCCAAGGTCGCCTGGCCGCTCGCCGTCAACGCCTACGAGATGGGCGAGACGAGCTTCTCCGCCTGGAACCCGCCGATCTGGTGGATGAAGTTCATCGTGCCCTTCGCGCTCGCCATGCTGTGCGCGCAGGCGCTGGCGGAGGGCTGGGCCGCGCTGAGGCGCCTTTCCGGCCCCGCGGAGGCCGGCTCATGA
- a CDS encoding hydroxymethylglutaryl-CoA reductase, degradative, with the protein MSDATSSRIEGLHKMTPDARLEAVARQAGLDNEMVANLKDAAKGHIELADRLVENAVSAMAIPVGIATNMIVDGRDVLVPMATEESSVIAAVCNAAKRCRPTGGFVTSASGPVMAAQIQLLSASDPENVRLKVFERMEEIREICDGTDPLLVKFGGGFRDLEVRVVETAEGPMTIVHILVDTRDAMGANAVNSMAEALAPKLAEWTGARTLLRILSNLADRRVARARAVWPLDEIGGPQVRDDMLSAYRFADADPYRAATHNKGIMNGVSAVVLATGNDTRAIEAGAHAYAARDGHYRSMSRWEMDADGNLVGSLEMPMAVGLIGGATKIHPTAQANLKVLGVETADRLARIIVAVGLAQNFGALRALATTGIQKGHMALHAQNVALMVGAVGEEIDAVANELKARGVVRQDLAEDILTKLRAGT; encoded by the coding sequence ATGAGCGACGCGACCTCGTCCCGTATCGAAGGCCTTCACAAGATGACGCCGGACGCCCGGCTGGAGGCCGTGGCCCGCCAGGCCGGCCTCGACAACGAGATGGTGGCGAACCTGAAGGATGCCGCCAAGGGCCATATCGAGCTCGCCGACCGGCTGGTGGAGAACGCCGTCTCCGCCATGGCCATCCCCGTCGGCATCGCGACCAACATGATTGTCGACGGGCGCGACGTGCTCGTTCCCATGGCGACGGAGGAATCCTCCGTCATCGCCGCGGTCTGCAACGCCGCCAAGCGCTGCCGGCCGACGGGCGGCTTCGTCACCTCCGCAAGCGGGCCGGTCATGGCCGCCCAGATCCAGCTTCTCAGCGCGAGCGATCCGGAGAATGTCCGCCTCAAGGTCTTCGAGCGGATGGAGGAAATCCGGGAGATCTGCGACGGGACCGACCCCCTGCTCGTCAAGTTCGGGGGCGGCTTCCGCGATCTGGAGGTGCGCGTCGTGGAGACGGCGGAGGGGCCGATGACCATCGTCCACATCCTCGTCGACACGCGCGACGCGATGGGCGCCAATGCGGTCAATTCCATGGCCGAGGCGCTGGCGCCGAAGCTCGCCGAATGGACCGGCGCGCGCACGCTCCTGCGCATCCTCTCCAACCTCGCCGACCGGCGCGTGGCACGGGCCCGAGCGGTCTGGCCGCTCGACGAGATCGGCGGACCGCAGGTGCGCGACGACATGCTGTCGGCCTATCGCTTCGCCGATGCCGACCCCTATCGCGCGGCGACCCACAACAAGGGCATCATGAACGGCGTGAGCGCGGTGGTGCTGGCGACCGGCAACGACACCCGCGCCATCGAGGCCGGCGCCCATGCCTATGCCGCGCGCGACGGGCATTACCGCTCCATGTCGCGCTGGGAGATGGATGCGGACGGCAATCTCGTCGGCAGTCTGGAGATGCCCATGGCGGTCGGCCTCATCGGCGGGGCGACGAAGATCCACCCCACCGCCCAGGCGAATCTCAAGGTGCTCGGCGTGGAGACCGCCGACCGGCTCGCCCGGATCATCGTGGCGGTCGGGCTTGCCCAGAATTTCGGCGCGCTGCGTGCGCTCGCCACCACCGGCATCCAGAAGGGCCACATGGCGCTCCACGCGCAGAATGTGGCACTGATGGTCGGTGCGGTCGGCGAGGAGATCGACGCGGTGGCGAACGAGCTGAAGGCGCGGGGCGTGGTGCGTCAGGATCTCGCCGAGGACATCCTCACGAAGCTCAGGGCCGGGACATGA
- a CDS encoding NnrU family protein — protein MTTLIVGIVIFFGLHLVPLTPLRDSLMARMGKGPYKGAFSVASLVGLGIMIWGFAQTRYGPAAAEIVYWPPVWGRHLTMLLVLLAFISLAIYLHKGRMKRWLKHPLAIAIALWATGHLVSNGDLGSVLFFGAFLVFGLLDIVVQTARGRVAQFTVKPRHDYIAPVAGIVMYAVVLYLHPWLFGATVVNF, from the coding sequence ATGACCACCCTCATTGTCGGCATCGTCATCTTCTTCGGTCTTCACCTCGTTCCGCTGACGCCCCTGCGCGACAGCCTGATGGCCCGCATGGGCAAGGGCCCCTACAAGGGTGCCTTCTCTGTCGCCTCCCTTGTCGGGCTCGGCATCATGATCTGGGGGTTCGCCCAGACGCGCTACGGGCCGGCGGCGGCGGAGATCGTCTACTGGCCGCCCGTCTGGGGCCGGCATCTCACCATGCTTCTGGTGCTGCTCGCCTTCATCTCGCTGGCCATCTATCTCCACAAGGGCCGCATGAAGCGCTGGCTGAAACACCCCTTGGCCATCGCCATCGCGCTGTGGGCGACCGGACATCTCGTCTCCAACGGCGATCTGGGCTCGGTCCTGTTCTTCGGCGCCTTCCTCGTCTTCGGGCTTCTCGACATCGTTGTGCAGACCGCGCGCGGGCGTGTGGCGCAGTTTACCGTCAAGCCGCGCCATGACTACATCGCGCCGGTCGCGGGCATCGTCATGTACGCCGTGGTGCTCTATCTGCACCCCTGGCTGTTCGGCGCCACGGTGGTGAATTTCTGA
- a CDS encoding TRAP transporter large permease — protein sequence MSSEAVLAVMFASLVGLLLTGIPLAFVLGALALVFTITLWGEAALTVTVLNLFDTMRSEALMAIPLYVMMASTLQRSGVIESLYNAMELWSRRLPGGLAVGTIAICTIIAAMTGIVGAAVAAMGLLALPSMLKRNYDPKLAIGTICAGGTLGILIPPSVITIVYAVTAQASIGQMFIAGIVPGLLLASLYIGYIVLKAALDPKAAPRPEETVDVTWGMRISALKSLVLPAAIIVGVLGTIYMGIATPTEAAAVGVALAFVSSLIERRFGWELVTGVGMDVVKVTTMILWITIGARAFVAIFTGTGGADFLLGFIQDLDANRWIVLAVMLAILFFLGMFLDEIGIILLCVPVFLPVIDFLDFDRLWFGILFLVSAQMAYISPPFGYTLFYMKGVLPAGIGMGTVYRAIIPFILLQAAGIAICAMFPELVLWLPRTMLQ from the coding sequence ATGAGTTCCGAAGCCGTCCTCGCGGTAATGTTCGCAAGCCTCGTCGGCCTGCTGCTGACGGGCATCCCGCTCGCCTTCGTGCTCGGCGCGCTGGCCCTCGTCTTCACCATCACGCTGTGGGGCGAGGCCGCGCTGACGGTCACCGTCCTGAACCTCTTCGACACGATGCGGTCGGAGGCGCTCATGGCGATCCCGCTCTATGTGATGATGGCCAGCACGCTCCAGCGCTCCGGCGTGATCGAGAGCCTCTACAACGCCATGGAGCTGTGGTCGCGGCGCCTGCCGGGCGGGCTCGCGGTCGGCACCATCGCCATCTGCACCATCATCGCGGCGATGACCGGTATCGTCGGCGCGGCGGTCGCGGCCATGGGGCTGCTCGCCCTGCCCTCCATGCTGAAGCGCAATTACGACCCGAAGCTCGCCATCGGCACGATCTGCGCCGGCGGCACGCTCGGCATCCTCATTCCCCCGTCGGTCATCACCATCGTCTATGCGGTGACCGCGCAGGCCTCCATCGGGCAGATGTTCATCGCCGGCATCGTGCCGGGGCTGCTGCTCGCCAGCCTCTATATCGGCTATATCGTGCTGAAGGCCGCGCTCGACCCCAAGGCCGCGCCACGCCCGGAGGAGACTGTCGACGTCACCTGGGGCATGCGGATCTCCGCGTTGAAGTCGCTCGTGCTGCCGGCGGCGATCATCGTCGGCGTGCTCGGCACGATCTATATGGGTATTGCGACCCCGACGGAGGCAGCCGCCGTCGGCGTGGCGCTCGCCTTCGTGTCGTCGCTCATCGAGCGGCGCTTCGGCTGGGAGCTCGTCACTGGCGTCGGCATGGATGTCGTGAAGGTCACGACCATGATCCTGTGGATCACCATCGGCGCGCGCGCCTTCGTGGCGATCTTCACCGGCACGGGCGGCGCCGACTTCCTGCTCGGCTTCATCCAGGATCTCGACGCCAATCGCTGGATCGTGCTGGCCGTCATGCTCGCGATCCTGTTCTTCCTCGGCATGTTCCTCGACGAGATCGGCATCATCCTCCTGTGCGTGCCGGTCTTCCTGCCGGTGATCGACTTCCTCGACTTCGACCGGCTGTGGTTCGGCATCCTGTTCCTGGTGTCGGCCCAGATGGCCTATATCTCGCCGCCCTTCGGCTACACGCTATTCTACATGAAGGGCGTGCTGCCGGCCGGCATCGGCATGGGCACGGTCTACCGCGCCATAATCCCCTTCATCCTCCTCCAGGCGGCGGGCATCGCGATCTGCGCCATGTTCCCCGAGCTCGTGCTCTGGCTGCCCCGGACCATGCTTCAGTGA
- a CDS encoding hydroxymethylglutaryl-CoA lyase, with the protein MTEAVTIVEVGPRDGLQAQPGAIATEARVRLVALLREAGVERMEIGAFVSPSRVPRMADTGDVMEATGSRGRPGDMVLVANERGLDQALDRGARAIAVFTAASDAFAQRNIGCTVDASLERFAPIVSRARAEGLFVRGYISTVTDCPYAGPVAPAAVAEVAQALDAMGCAEIALGETLGKATPNRIAAVIGAVSEIVPTDRIAAHFHDTYGMGVANVYEAVRLGVRTVDAAAGGLGGCPFAPGAAGNVATEDVVYLLHGLGYRTGIDLDGILAAARFCQSGMGIAPTSRVFKALGGR; encoded by the coding sequence ATGACCGAGGCCGTCACCATCGTCGAGGTGGGCCCGCGCGACGGGCTGCAGGCCCAGCCCGGCGCAATCGCGACGGAAGCGCGGGTGCGGCTCGTCGCCCTGCTGCGCGAGGCGGGTGTCGAGCGGATGGAGATCGGCGCCTTCGTCTCGCCGTCGCGCGTGCCGCGCATGGCCGACACCGGCGACGTAATGGAGGCCACCGGATCGCGCGGCCGGCCGGGCGACATGGTGCTTGTCGCCAATGAGCGCGGCCTCGACCAGGCGCTCGATCGCGGCGCCCGGGCCATCGCGGTGTTCACCGCGGCGAGCGATGCCTTCGCGCAGAGGAATATCGGCTGCACGGTGGACGCCTCGCTCGAGCGCTTCGCCCCCATCGTGTCGCGGGCGAGAGCGGAGGGCCTCTTCGTGCGCGGCTATATCTCCACGGTCACCGACTGCCCCTATGCCGGCCCCGTCGCGCCCGCCGCCGTCGCTGAGGTCGCCCAGGCGCTCGATGCCATGGGATGCGCGGAGATCGCGCTCGGCGAGACGCTCGGCAAGGCCACGCCGAACCGGATCGCCGCCGTGATCGGGGCGGTGTCGGAGATCGTGCCGACGGACCGGATCGCCGCCCATTTCCACGATACATACGGCATGGGCGTCGCCAATGTGTACGAGGCCGTGCGCCTCGGCGTGCGCACCGTCGATGCCGCCGCGGGCGGTCTCGGCGGCTGCCCCTTCGCACCGGGAGCGGCGGGCAATGTCGCGACGGAGGACGTCGTCTACCTGCTCCACGGCCTCGGCTACCGGACCGGCATCGACCTCGACGGCATCCTCGCCGCCGCCCGGTTCTGCCAGAGCGGAATGGGC
- a CDS encoding helix-turn-helix domain-containing protein: MTGPVHPFGALLRDWRHRRRMSQLDLATDADISQRHLSFLESGRSAPSREMALHLAERLDIPLRDRNRLLAAAGFAPVYGQRTLDDPGLKAALEAVGQLLEAHEPYPALAVDRHWTLVTGNRAVARLLAGVDEALLAPPVNVLRLSLHPDGLARRIGNFREWKAHVTDRLARQIDNSGDPALIALLEELQSYPVPPGAKPWRAGGQAAHGGIAVPLELRGEESAMSFLSTTTVFGTALDITLSELAIESFFPADAGTAAILRRMAETA, from the coding sequence ATGACCGGTCCCGTTCATCCCTTCGGCGCGCTTCTGCGCGACTGGCGCCACCGCCGGCGCATGAGCCAGCTCGACCTCGCGACCGACGCGGATATCTCGCAGCGGCATCTCAGCTTCCTCGAATCGGGCCGCTCGGCACCGAGCCGCGAGATGGCGCTGCATCTGGCCGAGCGGCTCGACATCCCCCTGCGCGACCGCAACAGGCTCCTCGCCGCCGCGGGCTTCGCGCCGGTCTATGGCCAACGCACCCTCGACGATCCGGGGCTGAAGGCGGCGCTTGAGGCCGTCGGCCAGCTCCTTGAGGCGCACGAGCCCTATCCCGCGCTCGCCGTCGACCGGCACTGGACGCTGGTGACCGGCAATCGCGCCGTGGCGCGCCTTCTGGCCGGTGTCGACGAGGCCCTGCTGGCGCCGCCGGTGAACGTGTTGCGCCTCAGCCTCCACCCGGACGGGCTGGCGCGGAGGATCGGGAATTTCCGGGAGTGGAAGGCGCATGTGACCGACCGGCTCGCCCGGCAGATCGACAATTCGGGCGATCCCGCCCTGATCGCGCTTCTCGAGGAGTTGCAATCCTATCCCGTTCCGCCCGGCGCGAAGCCCTGGCGTGCGGGCGGACAGGCCGCCCATGGCGGCATCGCCGTGCCGCTGGAGCTTCGTGGCGAGGAGAGCGCGATGTCGTTTCTCAGCACCACGACGGTGTTCGGCACGGCGCTCGATATCACGCTGTCGGAACTCGCCATCGAGTCCTTCTTCCCGGCCGACGCCGGCACCGCCGCGATATTGCGGCGCATGGCGGAGACGGCGTGA
- a CDS encoding potassium channel family protein codes for METLKATVERLYNGRSRRAAFFRYVLLGFDLVAITFFVVTTPFGQSTAILVADFIIGLVMLADLVARLWIAPSRIRLLRQPYTIADIVVIASLLLAPFVTHNLAFLRVFRTLRLLRSYHVMRDLRRDTPFFQRNEDVIVSSINLGVFIFLVTALVFTLQHGQNPAIETYVDALYFTVTTLTTTGFGDIILTGDVGRLLSIVIMVVGVALFLRLAQTIFRPRKLSYTCPQCGLNRHELDAVHCKHCGHILKIETEGEG; via the coding sequence GTGGAGACCCTGAAGGCGACAGTCGAGCGTCTCTACAACGGACGCAGCCGCCGTGCGGCATTCTTCCGCTATGTGCTGCTCGGCTTCGATCTTGTCGCCATCACCTTCTTCGTGGTCACCACACCGTTCGGCCAGTCGACGGCGATTCTGGTCGCCGACTTCATCATCGGCCTCGTGATGCTGGCGGACCTTGTGGCGCGGCTGTGGATCGCGCCCAGCAGGATCAGGCTCCTGCGCCAGCCCTACACGATTGCCGATATCGTGGTGATCGCCTCGCTGCTGCTTGCGCCCTTCGTCACGCACAATCTCGCCTTCCTGCGCGTGTTCCGCACCCTGCGCCTGTTGCGCTCCTATCACGTGATGCGCGATCTCAGGCGCGACACGCCCTTCTTCCAGCGCAACGAGGACGTGATCGTCAGCTCGATCAATCTGGGCGTCTTCATCTTCCTGGTGACGGCGCTCGTCTTCACCCTGCAGCACGGCCAGAACCCGGCCATCGAAACCTATGTGGACGCGCTCTATTTCACCGTCACCACGCTGACGACGACCGGGTTCGGCGACATCATCCTGACCGGCGATGTGGGCCGGCTGCTCTCCATCGTGATCATGGTGGTCGGCGTCGCGCTCTTCCTGCGCCTGGCCCAGACGATCTTCCGGCCGCGCAAGCTCTCCTACACCTGCCCGCAATGCGGCCTGAACCGGCACGAGCTCGATGCGGTCCATTGCAAGCACTGCGGCCACATCCTGAAGATCGAGACCGAGGGCGAGGGCTGA